Below is a window of Streptomyces qaidamensis DNA.
CCCGTCGCACCCGTCTACCAGCCGGAGGTCGCGGCCCGGGCCATCGTGCACGCGTCGTCGCACGCGCGGCGCCGGGAGTACTGGGTGGGCGGCTCCACGGCCGCCACGCTCCTCGCCAACGCGGTCGCCCCCGGGCTGCTGGAGCGCTACCTGGCCCGCACCAACGTCGACGCGCAGCAGGAGGAGGGCCGGCCCGAGGGCCCGGCGAACCTGTGGTCACCGGCGGACGGCGCGCACGGACGGGACTTCGGCGCGCACGGGCGCTTCGACGACGAGTCCACCGGCAACAGCCCGCAGCAGTGGCTGTCACGGAACCGCGGTTGGATGGGCGCGGTCCTCACCGCGGGGGCCGCCGCCGTGGCGGCCCGCAAGCTGACCACGCCCGCCCGCTGCTAGCCGGCCGCGCACGCGGCTGGTCGGCCGCGCCAGCAGCTGGTCCCCGGCCCCTAGGCGCTCCGCGCGGTGCCCTCGGCGTCGCCGTCGAGGAAGCGCAGCAGTACGGCCGCCTCCGCCCGCAGCCGTTCGGCACGGTCCGCGTGTGCGGGGGCGGTCAAGTGCGCCGCCGCCTCCAGCCGTTCGGCGGCCTCGGCCCGCACGACGTCCACCATCTCTTCCTCGCTGAGCTCGCGCCGGGCCGCCTCGGTGGCGCCGGCACCGGCCGGTGAGGCCTCCAGAGCGGCGGCGCGCGGCGCGGTCTCGTCCACGGGCACCGCCTCGGCGTTGTCCAGCGCCGCCAGGGTGGCGCGCAAGGCGCTCATGGCGGCCCTGTCCCGGGCCCGCATCGCTTCCGGCAGGGCGTCACGCATACGAACACGTACAGACATGCCGGTGACTGTAGGCGACCCGGTACAGGGCCGTCCCCGGATTTCCCGGGGCGTGCGTCAGGCGGCCTGCTGGACCTGCGGCAGCACCTTCGTGCGGTAGAAGTCGAAGAAGCCGCGCAGGTCCGGCCCGATCTGGTTCACATAGACCCGGTCGAAGCCCGCGTCGGCGAACTGCTTCAGCTCCGCCACGTGCTCGTCCACGTCGTCGCCGCACACCCGGTTCGCGCGCACCATGTCCTCGGTGACGAGCTGCTGCGCCTGCTCGAAGTGCTTGGGGGAGGGCAGCACCTGGCCGAGCTCACCCGGCAGTTGCTCGTTCGCCCAGAGCCGGTGGACGGTCCGGACGGCCTCGTCCTTGTCGGTGCCGTAGCAGACTTTGGTGCCGCCGCTGACGAGCTTTCCGCCGCCTCCGCCCTTGCGGTACTGCTCCACCATCGCCTCGTCCGGCATGACCGTGATGTAGCCGTCGCCGACGCGGGAGGCGAGCTGGGTCGCGGCCGGACCGAAGCCGGAGATGTCGATCGGGATCGGCTCGTCCGGGACCGTGTACAGGCGGGCGTTCTCGACCGTGTAGTGCGGGCCGTGGTGGTTGACCTCCTCGCCGGTGAACAGGCGGCGCATCACCTGGATGGCCTCCTCCAGCATGTCCAGACGCACATGCGCCGGCGGCCAGTGGTCGCCCAGGATGTGTTCGTTGAGCGCCTCGCCGGAGCCGACGCCGAGCCGGAAGCGGTTGTTCGTCATCACCGCGCTGGTCGCCGCGGCCTGCGCCACCACCGCCGGGTGCATGCGCACGGTCGGGCAGGTCACCGCCGTCTCGATCGGCAGCGACACCGCCTCCGACAGCGCGCCGATGACCGACCACACGAACGGGCTCTGGCCCTGCTCGTCGTTCCAGGGGTGGTAGTGGTCCGAGATCCACAGCGCCTGGAACCCGGCCTGCTCGGCCATCCGAGCCTGCTCTATCAGTTCGGCGGGTCCGTACTGCTCGCACGAGAGGAAGTAACCGTACTCGGGCATGGGGGAGTGCCTCCGCGACGTCGGCGGTCCGTATCCCGCACCGGGTTACCCGGGTGCGGGGCCGGAAACCGGCGGCGTACGGGCCGGTGGGGCCCGGCCGACGTTTGGGTGCCCAGGCCAGGGGGACGCGGAAGGCTCCCGAGCTACGCGACAGCCCCGGAGGCGAGCGACTGTGAGTCGACCCCGCATCCTGATCGTCGGTGCCGGCTTCGCCGGGTACCGCACGGCCCAGACCCTGTCCCGGCTCACCCGGGGCCGGGCCCACATCACCCTGCTCAACCCGACCGACTACTTCCTGTACCTGCCCCTGCTGCCCCAGGTCGCCGCCGGCATCCTGGAGCCGCGCCGGGTCACGGTCTCCCTCTCGGACTCGCTGCCGGAGGTGCGGCTGGTGCTGGGGGAGGCCGACCGGATCGACCTCGACGACGGCACCCTGCACTACACCGGCCCCGAGGGCGAGGAGGGCTCGCTCTCCTACGACCGGCTGGTGCTGGCCGCGGGCAGCGTCAACAAGCTCCTGCCCATCCCCGGGGTCGCCGAGCACGCGCACGGCTTCCGGGGGCTGCCCGAGGCGCTGTACCTGCGCGATCACGTGACCCGGCAGGTGGAGCTCGCGGCTTCCGCCGACGACCCGAAGGCGTGCGCCGCGCGCTGCACCTTCGTGGTGGTCGGCGCCGGGTACACGGGCACGGAGGTCGCCGCGCACGGGCAGATGTTCACCGACGCGCAAGTCCGCAAGCACCCGCTGCGGCAGGGCATGCGGCCGCGCTGGATGCTGCTGGACGTGGCGCCGCGCGTACTGCCCGAGATGGACGAGAAGCTCTCCGCCACCGCCGACCGGGTACTGCGGCAGCGGGGCGTCGACGTGCGGATGGGGACCTCCGTGAAGGAGGCCACGCACGACGGGGTCGTGCTGACCGACGGCGAGTTCGTCGAGACCCGGACGCTGGTGTGGTGCGTGGGCGTACGTCCCGACCCGCTGGTCGAGTCCCTCGGGCTGCCGATGGAGAAGGGGCGGCTGCTCGTCGACCCGCACCTTCAGGTGCCGGGCCGGCCGGAGCTGTTCGCCTGCGGTGACGTGGCGGCCGTACCCGATCTGGAGAAGCCCGGGAGCTATACGTCGATGACCGCGCAGCACGCCTGGCGGCACGGCAAGATCGCGGCGGAGAACGTCGCCGCGTCGCTCGGCCTCGGCGGTGCGCGCAAGCCCTACCGCCACCGCGACCTCGGCTTCGTCGTCGACCTGGGCGGGGCGAAGGCCGCCGCCAACCCGCTCGGCGTGACCTTGTCCGGCGTACCGGCGGGTGCGGTGACGCGGGGCTACCACCTCGCCGCCATGCCCGGGAACCGGGTCCGGGTCGCAGCCGACTGGCTGCTGGACGCGGTGCTGCCGCGCCAGGCCGTGCAGTTGGGGCTCGTACGGTCCTGGTCGGTGCCGCTGGATACGTCGTCGCCCGAGGTGGCCCGCGTGGCGGGCGGGCCACAGCGGCGGGCGGACGCCAGGTCAGGGCCCGGGGCGGCGCTGGCGGCCGACACGGACGACGGGGGTGGGCCCGGCCGGGCCGGACCCCCCGATGAGCCCGCGAAGGGGCAGCCCGGATCCGGGACGACGCAGGTACGACCCGGATCCGGGGCCGCGCAGCCGCGATCCGAGCCCGAAACGGCGAAGGGCCGCCCGCTTGCGGGCCCGCCGGGCTCCGGTCACGGTCAGTTGCGGTCGGAGTCGGAGACGGCGAAGGGCCGTCCGGCTGCGGCTGCGGCTGCGGCGACTGCGACGGCTGCGGCGACTGCCGGTGAGCCGGCGAAGAATCAGCCGGGTGGTGAGCCGGCGAAGAATCAGCCGGGTGGTGAGCCGGCGAAGAATCAGCCGGGTGGTGAGCCGGCGAAGAATCAGCCGGGTGGTGAGCCGGCGAAGAATCAGCCGGGTGGTGAGCCGGCGAAGAACCAGCCGGGTGGTGAGCCGGCGAAGAATCAGCCGGGTGGTGAGCCGGCGAAGAATCAGCCGGGTGGTGAGCCCGCGAAGAACCAGCCCGGTGGTGAGCCGGCGAAGAAGCAGCCCGGTGGTGAGCCGGCCAAGAATCAGCCTGCCCCCACGCCCCCGCCCCGTCCGCCCGGCCCGGACCACCCCGCCCCCGGCCCCGTCAAACGAACCGACGCCCCGGACGACTCCGCGAAAGGAGACTCATGAACACCGGTGAACTCACCGACCTCGGACAGCAGCTGCGGGTGGACAGTGTCCGCGCCGCCGCGGCGGCGGGCTCCGGGCACCCGACG
It encodes the following:
- a CDS encoding GatB/YqeY domain-containing protein, which gives rise to MRARDRAAMSALRATLAALDNAEAVPVDETAPRAAALEASPAGAGATEAARRELSEEEMVDVVRAEAAERLEAAAHLTAPAHADRAERLRAEAAVLLRFLDGDAEGTARSA
- a CDS encoding LLM class F420-dependent oxidoreductase, producing the protein MPEYGYFLSCEQYGPAELIEQARMAEQAGFQALWISDHYHPWNDEQGQSPFVWSVIGALSEAVSLPIETAVTCPTVRMHPAVVAQAAATSAVMTNNRFRLGVGSGEALNEHILGDHWPPAHVRLDMLEEAIQVMRRLFTGEEVNHHGPHYTVENARLYTVPDEPIPIDISGFGPAATQLASRVGDGYITVMPDEAMVEQYRKGGGGGKLVSGGTKVCYGTDKDEAVRTVHRLWANEQLPGELGQVLPSPKHFEQAQQLVTEDMVRANRVCGDDVDEHVAELKQFADAGFDRVYVNQIGPDLRGFFDFYRTKVLPQVQQAA
- a CDS encoding NAD(P)/FAD-dependent oxidoreductase, whose amino-acid sequence is MSRPRILIVGAGFAGYRTAQTLSRLTRGRAHITLLNPTDYFLYLPLLPQVAAGILEPRRVTVSLSDSLPEVRLVLGEADRIDLDDGTLHYTGPEGEEGSLSYDRLVLAAGSVNKLLPIPGVAEHAHGFRGLPEALYLRDHVTRQVELAASADDPKACAARCTFVVVGAGYTGTEVAAHGQMFTDAQVRKHPLRQGMRPRWMLLDVAPRVLPEMDEKLSATADRVLRQRGVDVRMGTSVKEATHDGVVLTDGEFVETRTLVWCVGVRPDPLVESLGLPMEKGRLLVDPHLQVPGRPELFACGDVAAVPDLEKPGSYTSMTAQHAWRHGKIAAENVAASLGLGGARKPYRHRDLGFVVDLGGAKAAANPLGVTLSGVPAGAVTRGYHLAAMPGNRVRVAADWLLDAVLPRQAVQLGLVRSWSVPLDTSSPEVARVAGGPQRRADARSGPGAALAADTDDGGGPGRAGPPDEPAKGQPGSGTTQVRPGSGAAQPRSEPETAKGRPLAGPPGSGHGQLRSESETAKGRPAAAAAAATATAAATAGEPAKNQPGGEPAKNQPGGEPAKNQPGGEPAKNQPGGEPAKNQPGGEPAKNQPGGEPAKNQPGGEPAKNQPGGEPAKNQPGGEPAKKQPGGEPAKNQPAPTPPPRPPGPDHPAPGPVKRTDAPDDSAKGDS